Part of the Nocardioides perillae genome is shown below.
ACCCCTCGGCATCGAGGAGCTGCCCGACGGCCGGCTACTCGTCTGCGACGCCCACCGCGGGCTGCTCGCGGTGGACCCCGACGGCGGTGCGGTCGAGGTGCTCGTGGCCGAGGTCGACGGGCGCGCGATGCGCTTCTGCAACAACGCCGCGGTCGCCTCGGACGGCGGGGTGTGGTTCAGCGACTCCTCCCGGGAGCACAGCATCGAGGACTGGAAGGCCGACCTGGTGCAGCTCGGCCGCACCGGCCGGCTGCTCCACCGCGCCGCCGACGGCACCGTCACCACCCACCTCGACGGCCTGGCCTTCGCCAACGGCGTCGCGCTCGCGGCCGACGAGTCGTGGGTCGTCGTCGCGGAGACCTCGGCGCGCACGCTGGTGCGGCTGTGGCTGACCGGGGAGCGCGCCGGCAGCCGCGAGCTGATGTCCGACGACCTGCCGGGCTACCCCGACAACATCGCGCGCGGCAGCGACGGCCTCGTCTGGGTCAGCATCGCCAGCCCGCGCGACCCCCTCGTCGAGCGGCTGCAGCGCGGCCCCCGGGTGCTGCAGCGCGCCGCGCTCGGGCTGCCCGAGGCGCTGCAGCCCGCGCCGAAGCGCACCGTGCGCGTGCAGGCCTACGACGACGCGGGCCGCGTCGTGCACGACCTCAGCGCCGACGGCACCCGCTTCCACATGGTGACCGGGGTCCGCGAGCACGAGGGCAAGGTGTGGCTGGGCAGCCTGCACGAGGCCGCCGTCGCCGTGCTGGAGCCGTGAGGCGCCGCGTCTAGACTCGGTCGGCATGGGACACCTCGAGGCGGTCACGGGGCCGCGCGACCTGCGCGACCTCTCCGATGAGCAGCTCGACCTGCTCGCCGCGGAGATCCGCGACCTCCTGATCCGCACGGTCGCGACCAACACCGGGCACCTCGGGCCCAACCTCGGGGTGGTCGAGCTGACCCTGGCGATCCACCGGGTCTTCGACAGCCCCCGCGACCGCGTCGTCTTCGACACCGGCCACCAGGCCTACGTGCACAAGCTGGTCACGGGGCGTCGTGAGCAGTTCGGCACCCTGCGCCGCGAGGGCGGTCTCAGCGGCTACCCCAGCCAGGCGGAGTCCGACCACGACATCGTCGAGAACTCCCACGCCTCCACCGCGCTGTCCTACGCCGACGGCCTCGCCAAGGCCTACGCCATCCGCGGCGAGGACCGCCACGTCGTCGCCGTCATCGGCGACGGCGCCCTGACCGGCGGCATGGCGTGGGAGGCGCTCAACAACATCGCGATCAACCCGCAGAGCCGCCTGGTCATCGTGGTCAACGACAACGGCCGGTCCTACACCCCCACCATCGGCGGTCTCGCGACCGCGCTCGCGACGCTGCGCACCGACCCGTCGTACGAACGGGTGCTGGAGGTCGTCAAGCGCCGGCTCAACGCCGTCCCCGGCGTCGGCTCGGCCGCCTACGACGCGCTGCACGCGGTCAAGAAGGGCCTCAAGGACGCCCTCGCCCCGCAGGGCCTCTTCGAGGACCTCGGCCTGAAGTACGTCGGCCCGGTCGACGGCCACGACCGCGTGGCGACGGAGAAGGCGCTGGCGCAGGCCAAGCGCTTCGGCGGCCCGGTCATCGTCCACGCGATCACGCGCAAGGGCTACGGCTACGACCCGGCCGAGCGCCACGAGGCCGACCAGTTCCACGCCCCCGGCCCGTTCGACGTGCAGACCGGCGCCGAGAAGCCCAAGGGCCGCATCTGGACCGACCACTTCGCGGAGGCGATCGTGGAGGTCGGCGAGCGCCGCCCCGACGTGGTCGCGATCACCGCGGCGATGATGCACCCGGTCGGCCTCGACACCTTCGCCGCCCGCTTCCCCGAGCGCACCTTCGACGTCGGCATCGCCGAGCAGCACGCCGCCACGTCGGCCGCCGGGCTGGCGATGGGCGGGATGCACCCCGTCGTGGCCGTCTACGCCACCTTCCTCAACCGTGCCTTCGACCAGGTGCTGATGGACTGCGCGCTGCACCGCTGCGGCGTCACCTTCGTGCTCGACCGCTCCGGCGTGACGGGCGACGACGGCGCGAGCCACAACGGCATGTGGGACATGTCGGTGCTGCAGGTCGTGCCCGGGCTGCGCATCGCCGCCCCGCGCGACGCGACCCGGTTGCGCGAGCTGCTCGACGAGGCCGTCGACGTGGCCGACGCCCCGACCGTCGTGCGCTTCCCGAAGGGCCCGCCGCCCGAGGACGTCCCGGCGGTCGACCGGGTCGGCGGCTGCGACGTGCTGGTGCGCTCCGGCACCCGCGACGTGCTGGTGGTCGCCCACGGCGCCATGGGCACCACCGGCGTCGAGGTCGCGGAGCGGCTCACCGCCCAGGGCATCGGGGTCACCGTGGTCGACCCGCGCTGGGTCAAGCCGGTCGACGAGGCGCTGGTCGGGCTGGCGCGCGAGCACCGCCTCGTCGTGAGCATCGAGGACAACGGCGTGGTCGGCGGCTGCGGGGCGACGCTGCTGCAGACGCTGGTCGCCGCGGGGGTGGAGACGCCGGTGCGCATCCACGGCATCCCGCAGGAGTTCCTCGACCACGCCAAGCGCGCCGCGATCCTCGAGCGCATCGGCCTCACCGCGCAGTCCATCGCCCGCGAGGTGGTCGAGCACGTCTCGACCCGCGGGACCGACCAGGTCGACGACGTGACGGGGGAGGGCCCCGGTCGTTCACTGGTCGATGCCGATCGACAGCGCTGACGCACCCCGCAGCCGGGGCCGGGCGGCCCTGCGCCCCGAGCGCCCGCGCCACGGCGCGCTGCTGCTCGCGCTCCTGCTGCTGCTCGCCGTCCCCGGCTGCGGCTTCCTCGACGGCGGCCCCGAGCCGCGCGAGCCGGCCACCCGCAGCTCGTCGGCGGCCTCGGCGGTCCAGGAGCTGCTCGACCGGCAGGCGCGAGCGGTCCGCCGCGGCGACCGGGCGGCGTACGCCGCGACGCTGGTGTCCCGGGGCGCTGAGCGCAGGCGGGCCCTGCGGCTCTTCGCCAACCTGCAGGCGCTGCCGGTGGCGCGCTACCGGCTGGTCGTCGACCCCGCCACCGTCGTGCGCACCTCGCGCGGCGCCACGGCCGTCGTGACCACCGTGCTCCGGCTCGACGGCTTCGACGCCGCGCCGGTGCGCACCCCGGCACTGGTGCGCTTCGCCGAGTCCAGCGGCGGCGACCTGGTCGTCGCCGACCACCGCGACCCGGCGTGGGCCGCCGAGCGCGCGGTGGCACCGCAGCCGTGGGAGGTCTCACGGATCGCGGTGGGACGCGGCGACGGCGTGCTCGTGGTCGCCGACCGGCCCTCCGCCCCGGCGGTCGACGCCCTGGTCGACGCGACCGAGGACGCGGTCGCCGCCGTCGCGCCACGGCTGCCCTACGACTGGGACCGCACGGTCGTCGTCTACGCGCTGTCCGACACCCGGGTGCTCGGTGGGCTCGCCCAGGTGCCGGGCGGTGACCCCGAGCGCCTCGACGCGGTGTCGGTGCCGGTGCGTGCCGCGCCCGACGGT
Proteins encoded:
- a CDS encoding SMP-30/gluconolactonase/LRE family protein, with amino-acid sequence MTSTTPHPAAPRTVPITVHPVAGPGAEDVLVATSGPHEGSVWTGTEDGAVVRMSPDGRTSTRVAETGGRPLGIEELPDGRLLVCDAHRGLLAVDPDGGAVEVLVAEVDGRAMRFCNNAAVASDGGVWFSDSSREHSIEDWKADLVQLGRTGRLLHRAADGTVTTHLDGLAFANGVALAADESWVVVAETSARTLVRLWLTGERAGSRELMSDDLPGYPDNIARGSDGLVWVSIASPRDPLVERLQRGPRVLQRAALGLPEALQPAPKRTVRVQAYDDAGRVVHDLSADGTRFHMVTGVREHEGKVWLGSLHEAAVAVLEP
- the dxs gene encoding 1-deoxy-D-xylulose-5-phosphate synthase codes for the protein MGHLEAVTGPRDLRDLSDEQLDLLAAEIRDLLIRTVATNTGHLGPNLGVVELTLAIHRVFDSPRDRVVFDTGHQAYVHKLVTGRREQFGTLRREGGLSGYPSQAESDHDIVENSHASTALSYADGLAKAYAIRGEDRHVVAVIGDGALTGGMAWEALNNIAINPQSRLVIVVNDNGRSYTPTIGGLATALATLRTDPSYERVLEVVKRRLNAVPGVGSAAYDALHAVKKGLKDALAPQGLFEDLGLKYVGPVDGHDRVATEKALAQAKRFGGPVIVHAITRKGYGYDPAERHEADQFHAPGPFDVQTGAEKPKGRIWTDHFAEAIVEVGERRPDVVAITAAMMHPVGLDTFAARFPERTFDVGIAEQHAATSAAGLAMGGMHPVVAVYATFLNRAFDQVLMDCALHRCGVTFVLDRSGVTGDDGASHNGMWDMSVLQVVPGLRIAAPRDATRLRELLDEAVDVADAPTVVRFPKGPPPEDVPAVDRVGGCDVLVRSGTRDVLVVAHGAMGTTGVEVAERLTAQGIGVTVVDPRWVKPVDEALVGLAREHRLVVSIEDNGVVGGCGATLLQTLVAAGVETPVRIHGIPQEFLDHAKRAAILERIGLTAQSIAREVVEHVSTRGTDQVDDVTGEGPGRSLVDADRQR